A stretch of Rhizobium sp. TH2 DNA encodes these proteins:
- a CDS encoding branched-chain amino acid aminotransferase, giving the protein MAVPFDQLDGQIWMNGEFVPWKDAKVHVLTHGLHYASAVFEGERAYGGRVFKLTEHNERLHTSANLMGFKIPYAVEELDAATIELLKRQGFADAYVRPIAWRGSEMMGVSAQNNKINVAIAIWQWGSYFNPAEKLKGIKLDLAEYRRPDPMTAPSKAKAAGLYMICTISKHAAEAKGYADAMMLDYRGRVAEATGANIFFVKDGVIHTPDPDCFLNGITRQTVIELAKRRGIQVIERAIMPEELPDFSECFLTGSAAEVTPVSEIGGKYKFTPATISETLMNDYMKEVYPAAAQAAE; this is encoded by the coding sequence ATGGCAGTTCCTTTTGACCAGCTAGACGGCCAGATCTGGATGAATGGCGAGTTCGTGCCGTGGAAGGACGCCAAGGTCCACGTGCTGACGCATGGCCTGCATTATGCCAGCGCGGTGTTCGAGGGAGAGCGGGCCTATGGCGGGCGGGTGTTCAAGCTGACCGAGCACAACGAGCGCCTGCACACATCCGCCAACCTGATGGGCTTCAAGATTCCCTATGCGGTGGAAGAACTCGACGCTGCGACGATCGAGCTTTTGAAACGCCAGGGTTTCGCCGACGCCTATGTCCGCCCGATCGCTTGGCGCGGGTCGGAGATGATGGGGGTCTCGGCCCAGAACAACAAGATCAATGTCGCGATCGCCATCTGGCAGTGGGGCAGCTATTTCAATCCGGCTGAGAAGCTCAAGGGCATCAAGCTCGATCTCGCCGAATACCGCCGTCCCGATCCGATGACCGCGCCCTCGAAGGCGAAGGCTGCCGGCCTCTACATGATCTGCACCATCTCCAAGCATGCGGCCGAAGCCAAGGGCTATGCCGATGCGATGATGCTCGACTATCGCGGCCGCGTTGCGGAAGCCACGGGCGCCAACATCTTCTTCGTGAAGGATGGCGTCATCCATACGCCGGATCCGGATTGCTTCCTCAACGGCATCACCCGCCAGACGGTGATCGAGCTTGCCAAGCGTCGCGGCATCCAGGTGATCGAACGCGCCATCATGCCGGAAGAGCTGCCTGATTTCAGCGAATGCTTCCTCACCGGTTCGGCGGCCGAAGTGACCCCGGTTTCCGAGATCGGCGGCAAGTACAAGTTCACGCCGGCGACCATCAGCGAGACGCTGATGAACGACTATATGAAGGAAGTCTACCCGGCAGCTGCGCAAGCGGCCGAGTGA
- a CDS encoding nuclear transport factor 2 family protein: MTSAHEIANHYIATWNAADAASRDALLASHWAEEPTYHDPLMAATNANELIGLVGAVQDRFPGFRFKLTNTPDGHGDFVRFSWGLGPDGAEPVIEGSDVIMLENGRMKHVVGFLDKVPATA, from the coding sequence ATGACCAGCGCTCACGAAATCGCCAACCATTATATCGCAACCTGGAACGCTGCCGATGCCGCATCGCGCGATGCGTTGCTGGCCAGCCATTGGGCGGAAGAGCCGACCTATCACGATCCGCTGATGGCAGCGACGAATGCCAATGAATTAATCGGGCTGGTCGGCGCGGTCCAGGATCGCTTCCCGGGCTTCCGCTTCAAGCTCACCAATACGCCTGATGGGCATGGCGACTTCGTCCGCTTCTCATGGGGGCTTGGTCCGGATGGTGCGGAACCTGTGATCGAAGGCAGTGACGTGATCATGCTGGAAAATGGCCGGATGAAGCACGTCGTCGGTTTTCTCGACAAGGTTCCGGCCACGGCCTGA
- a CDS encoding MarR family winged helix-turn-helix transcriptional regulator yields the protein MTSDGAIDFEIIELLFFAYRDFISDPDAILAKKEFGRAHHRVVHFVNRNPGMTVADLLDTLKITKQSLARVLKQLVDSGYIAQVEGTEDRRQRHLYPTGAGRELALDLARPQSRRIGHAFGEAKADMREDVVRFLAGMRDNGGRK from the coding sequence ATGACGAGCGATGGCGCGATAGATTTCGAAATCATCGAACTCCTGTTCTTCGCCTATCGCGACTTCATTTCCGATCCGGACGCGATACTGGCGAAGAAGGAGTTCGGCCGCGCACATCACAGAGTCGTCCACTTCGTCAATCGCAATCCCGGCATGACGGTGGCCGACCTTCTCGATACCCTGAAGATAACCAAGCAATCCCTGGCGAGAGTGCTCAAGCAATTGGTCGACTCGGGCTATATTGCCCAGGTCGAGGGAACCGAGGACCGCAGGCAGCGTCACCTCTACCCGACCGGGGCCGGACGAGAACTGGCGCTCGATCTGGCAAGGCCGCAATCGCGCCGCATTGGCCATGCATTCGGCGAAGCCAAGGCAGATATGCGGGAGGATGTCGTGCGCTTCCTCGCGGGCATGCGCGACAATGGAGGAAGGAAATGA
- a CDS encoding pyridoxal phosphate-dependent aminotransferase has translation MAFLADALSRVKPSATIAVSQKARELKAKGRDVISLGAGEPDFDTPDNIKKAAIDAMNRGETKYTAVAGIVELREAIAKKYKRENNLDYTANQVIVGTGGKQILFNAFMATLNAGDEVVIPAPYWVSYPEMVALCGGTPVFVPTTIENKFKLQPADLDKAITPKTKWFMFNSPSNPSGAAYSRDELKALTDVLMKHPHVWILTDDMYEHLTFDDFKFATPAEVEPGLYDRTLTMNGVSKAYAMTGWRIGYAAGPLQLIKAMDMIQGQQTSGTNSIAQWAALEALEGPQDFIVRNKAVFQGRRDLVVSMLNQAKGIKCPTPEGAFYVYPSCAELIGKTAPSGKVIETDEDFVSELLESEGVAVVHGSAFGLGPNFRISYATSETLLEEACRRIQRFCGACK, from the coding sequence ATGGCCTTTCTTGCCGATGCCCTTTCCCGCGTGAAGCCCTCTGCAACCATTGCCGTTTCGCAGAAAGCGCGCGAACTGAAAGCCAAGGGCAGGGATGTCATCAGCCTTGGTGCGGGCGAGCCGGATTTCGATACGCCCGACAATATCAAGAAGGCGGCGATCGACGCGATGAACCGCGGCGAGACCAAATACACGGCCGTTGCCGGCATTGTCGAACTGCGCGAGGCGATCGCTAAGAAGTACAAGCGCGAGAACAATCTCGATTACACCGCGAACCAGGTGATCGTCGGCACCGGCGGCAAGCAGATTCTGTTCAACGCCTTCATGGCGACACTCAACGCCGGCGACGAAGTCGTCATTCCGGCGCCGTACTGGGTGTCCTATCCCGAAATGGTGGCGCTTTGCGGCGGAACGCCTGTCTTCGTGCCGACGACGATCGAAAACAAGTTCAAGCTGCAGCCCGCCGATCTCGACAAGGCGATCACGCCGAAGACCAAGTGGTTCATGTTCAATTCGCCCTCCAACCCGTCGGGTGCCGCCTATTCGCGCGACGAGCTTAAGGCGCTGACCGATGTCCTGATGAAGCATCCGCATGTCTGGATACTGACCGACGACATGTACGAGCACTTGACCTTCGACGACTTCAAGTTCGCGACGCCTGCCGAGGTCGAGCCAGGCCTTTATGACCGCACGCTGACGATGAACGGCGTGTCGAAAGCCTATGCCATGACCGGCTGGCGCATCGGCTATGCCGCGGGTCCGTTGCAGCTGATCAAGGCGATGGACATGATCCAGGGCCAGCAGACCTCGGGTACCAATTCCATCGCCCAGTGGGCGGCGCTCGAAGCGCTGGAAGGGCCGCAGGATTTCATCGTCAGGAACAAGGCGGTGTTCCAGGGCCGGCGCGACCTCGTCGTCTCGATGCTCAACCAAGCCAAGGGCATCAAGTGCCCGACACCAGAGGGTGCATTCTATGTCTATCCGTCCTGCGCTGAGCTGATCGGCAAGACGGCGCCGTCGGGCAAGGTGATCGAGACCGACGAGGATTTCGTCTCCGAACTGCTGGAGAGCGAAGGCGTCGCGGTGGTGCACGGATCGGCCTTCGGGCTCGGCCCGAATTTCCGCATCTCCTATGCGACGTCGGAGACGTTGCTGGAGGAGGCCTGCCGGCGTATCCAGCGTTTTTGTGGCGCTTGCAAATAG
- a CDS encoding DMT family transporter: protein MTRIQANLILLLTAAIWGAAFVSQNLAMKSMGPLWFVGIRFMIGFLVVLPFALREDRKSAKPLSLKTGLTFGLCGVALLAGAVTQQIGMLTTTVTNASFLTGLYVIIVPVLSVLILRKLPHWVIWPAAALALTGIFYLSGGELSRLVVGDFWIILCALCFGMQVLLVGIFVSGSDRPLGLSAIQFLVTGAGALVVAAFVEPITWEGLKEAAPHILYSGVVSSGIAYTLQVVGQRWTTAPQAAIFLASESLFGAFFGALFLHERIPPLGYFGCALIFIAMLLVEFVPEFTKKRGVVR, encoded by the coding sequence ATGACGCGCATACAGGCCAATCTTATTCTCCTGCTCACCGCTGCGATCTGGGGCGCGGCTTTCGTCAGCCAGAATCTGGCGATGAAGAGCATGGGGCCGCTCTGGTTCGTCGGCATCCGCTTCATGATCGGCTTTCTTGTCGTGCTGCCGTTCGCACTGCGCGAGGATCGCAAGTCTGCGAAGCCGCTGTCGCTGAAGACCGGCCTGACATTCGGCCTTTGCGGCGTGGCCCTTCTCGCAGGCGCTGTGACCCAGCAGATCGGCATGCTCACCACGACGGTGACCAATGCAAGCTTCCTGACCGGCCTCTATGTCATCATCGTGCCGGTGCTCAGCGTGCTCATCCTGAGAAAGCTGCCGCATTGGGTCATCTGGCCGGCGGCGGCGTTGGCGCTGACGGGCATTTTCTACCTCAGCGGCGGCGAGCTTTCGCGGCTGGTGGTCGGCGATTTCTGGATCATCCTCTGCGCGCTCTGCTTCGGCATGCAGGTGCTACTCGTGGGGATCTTCGTGTCCGGCAGCGACCGTCCGCTCGGGCTTTCGGCGATCCAGTTCCTGGTCACCGGCGCCGGTGCGCTGGTTGTCGCCGCGTTCGTCGAACCGATCACATGGGAAGGCCTGAAGGAAGCCGCGCCGCACATACTCTATTCAGGCGTCGTCTCGTCTGGCATTGCCTATACGTTGCAGGTGGTCGGCCAGCGCTGGACCACGGCACCGCAGGCCGCGATCTTTCTCGCCAGTGAATCCCTGTTCGGCGCGTTCTTCGGGGCACTGTTTCTCCACGAACGGATCCCGCCGCTCGGGTACTTCGGCTGCGCCTTGATCTTCATTGCAATGTTACTGGTTGAATTCGTACCAGAGTTTACGAAAAAACGCGGCGTAGTTCGCTAA
- a CDS encoding EAL domain-containing protein yields MSSIFSNLRRDEEDAWVADYGVYTLHSALQPIFSQDHEGVLTLQAFEGLIRPMRNGEFVRPGEFFSSVAREDSAMIDSLCRSLHIFNTGALNRRRAKLFLNFQPGVFVTNADIRREVEHIKLATLESGMSPDRVVCEIAQKENDSEDMLSRFVQELRHHGFRIAIDEYGAEERDIARLNLLKPDYVKFEADWVKEFLENSAGSALLRVMVNQFREQGILAIFEGLEDIRQVDICNNLDVPLLQGYALARPELAPTHFNADFPETGELPREDVRPRIDLERYDPSVHMPKPAPIAYTAAPKRTATFGKRTR; encoded by the coding sequence ATGAGCAGCATCTTTTCCAATCTCCGGCGTGACGAAGAGGATGCATGGGTCGCAGACTACGGCGTATATACCCTGCATTCCGCGCTCCAGCCGATTTTCAGCCAGGATCATGAGGGCGTGCTGACGCTCCAGGCGTTCGAGGGTCTTATCCGTCCGATGCGTAATGGCGAATTCGTTCGTCCCGGCGAGTTCTTCTCGAGCGTGGCGAGAGAAGACAGTGCGATGATCGACAGCCTCTGCCGCTCGCTGCATATCTTCAATACCGGCGCGCTCAACCGCCGCCGCGCCAAGCTCTTCCTAAATTTCCAGCCCGGCGTCTTCGTCACCAATGCCGATATCCGGCGCGAGGTCGAGCACATCAAGCTCGCGACGCTCGAATCCGGCATGAGCCCCGACCGCGTGGTCTGCGAGATCGCCCAGAAGGAAAACGACTCGGAAGACATGCTGTCCCGCTTCGTGCAGGAACTGCGCCATCACGGCTTCCGCATCGCCATCGACGAATATGGTGCCGAAGAGCGCGACATCGCCCGCCTCAACCTCCTGAAGCCCGACTATGTGAAGTTCGAGGCTGACTGGGTGAAGGAATTCCTGGAAAATTCCGCCGGTTCAGCGCTGTTGCGCGTGATGGTCAACCAGTTTCGCGAACAGGGCATCCTCGCCATCTTCGAAGGCCTCGAGGATATCCGCCAGGTCGATATCTGCAACAATCTCGACGTTCCTCTTTTGCAGGGCTATGCCCTGGCGCGACCGGAACTCGCCCCCACTCATTTCAACGCCGACTTCCCCGAGACCGGCGAACTGCCGCGCGAGGATGTAAGGCCCAGGATCGATCTCGAACGCTACGACCCGTCGGTCCACATGCCGAAACCTGCACCAATCGCCTACACTGCGGCTCCGAAGCGCACAGCCACATTCGGCAAGCGCACGCGCTGA
- a CDS encoding response regulator — protein MTELEPMPDDAPHLLIVDDDTRIRELLQKFLSGKGFRVTVAADAAEARRKLKGLDFDLLVLDVMMPGETGLALTKSLREIRDIPVILLTARAEAESRIAGLEAGADDYLPKPFEPRELVLRINNILKRSVNPSKPKIDQLIFGPFTFSLVKKELRRGASLVGLTGREQDIMMIFAANAGQTIARHELAGTGADVGERTIDVQINRLRRKIEEDPGNPVWLQTVRGIGYKLSLDQNG, from the coding sequence ATGACCGAGCTTGAGCCGATGCCGGACGATGCACCGCATCTTCTCATTGTCGATGACGACACCCGTATCCGCGAACTGTTGCAGAAGTTCCTCAGCGGCAAGGGCTTTCGCGTCACCGTGGCGGCCGATGCCGCCGAAGCGCGCCGCAAGCTCAAAGGCCTCGATTTCGATCTTCTCGTGCTCGACGTCATGATGCCCGGCGAAACCGGCCTGGCGCTGACAAAATCGCTGCGGGAAATCCGCGACATCCCCGTCATCCTGCTGACCGCGCGCGCCGAGGCGGAATCGCGCATCGCCGGCCTCGAAGCCGGCGCCGACGACTACTTGCCGAAGCCATTCGAGCCGCGCGAACTTGTGCTCCGCATCAACAACATCCTCAAGCGCTCGGTCAATCCATCGAAGCCCAAGATCGATCAGCTGATTTTCGGCCCCTTCACCTTCTCGCTGGTCAAGAAGGAATTGCGCCGGGGCGCAAGCCTCGTCGGCCTGACCGGTCGCGAGCAGGACATCATGATGATTTTCGCCGCAAATGCCGGCCAGACCATCGCACGCCACGAACTTGCGGGCACCGGCGCCGATGTCGGCGAGCGGACGATCGACGTGCAGATCAATCGCCTGCGCCGCAAGATCGAGGAAGATCCCGGCAATCCGGTCTGGCTGCAGACCGTGCGCGGGATCGGCTACAAGCTGTCACTGGACCAGAACGGATGA
- a CDS encoding DUF1176 domain-containing protein, giving the protein MNPRGLFAAACLLFAPLVPAGVQAWTGKDIDKWSTSCTSGLTCSLRYENFYEQFGAFEFRRSGALSSDVELWLPKPQGFSRNLDPGGVFRLAVDGKEVLRLSLQQLKFDVEWGKFVLTDRASVQILLEALKTGAALQLSYEGVTGKFSTDMNLAGFRGSLFFIDDVQGRRGRNDALLAVGQAVPEGPDSKDIESIDDIPASIRADFTAPGGSCTESFAADDLKRYNGFDISISGIRLVLVPCADGGAHNQGYVLYRGYYSGTLSRISFPDIAEGKPSVSEVEYNVDFDPVTRIMTAFLKDNSMGACGVWHKWELTLEGHLVLLEKRSSEDCDGGYGGPESFPLEWPVGGRP; this is encoded by the coding sequence ATGAACCCAAGGGGATTGTTTGCCGCCGCTTGCCTTCTGTTTGCCCCGCTTGTCCCCGCTGGCGTGCAGGCATGGACGGGGAAAGACATCGACAAATGGAGCACGTCCTGTACCAGCGGATTGACCTGCTCGCTACGCTATGAAAATTTCTATGAACAGTTCGGTGCCTTCGAATTCCGGCGTTCGGGCGCACTCAGCTCCGATGTCGAGCTTTGGCTGCCAAAGCCGCAGGGCTTCAGCCGCAATCTCGACCCGGGCGGCGTCTTTCGCCTCGCCGTCGATGGCAAGGAGGTGCTGCGGCTTTCCCTTCAGCAACTGAAGTTCGATGTGGAGTGGGGGAAGTTCGTGCTCACGGATAGGGCTTCCGTGCAGATATTGCTTGAGGCGCTGAAGACTGGTGCGGCACTGCAGCTGTCCTATGAGGGCGTGACCGGCAAATTTTCCACCGATATGAACCTTGCCGGTTTTCGGGGTTCGCTGTTCTTCATCGACGATGTCCAGGGCAGGCGGGGGCGAAACGATGCGCTCCTAGCCGTCGGCCAAGCTGTGCCGGAAGGGCCGGATTCGAAGGATATTGAATCGATAGATGACATTCCGGCCTCGATCCGGGCGGACTTCACCGCTCCGGGCGGCAGTTGCACCGAATCTTTCGCGGCTGACGATCTCAAACGATACAACGGCTTCGATATCTCCATCTCGGGAATCCGTCTGGTGCTCGTGCCATGTGCCGATGGCGGGGCTCATAATCAGGGATATGTTCTCTATCGGGGGTATTACAGTGGTACTCTCTCACGAATATCCTTTCCCGACATTGCGGAGGGCAAGCCAAGTGTCTCGGAAGTCGAATACAATGTCGATTTCGATCCGGTGACAAGGATCATGACCGCATTTCTAAAGGACAACAGCATGGGCGCGTGTGGCGTGTGGCACAAATGGGAACTGACGTTGGAGGGCCATCTGGTGCTGTTGGAAAAGCGCTCGTCGGAAGATTGTGACGGCGGCTACGGCGGACCGGAGAGTTTTCCCTTGGAATGGCCGGTCGGCGGACGGCCATAG
- a CDS encoding cold-shock protein, which yields MDTGTVKFFNADKGFGFIKPDKGGSDIFVHITAVQASGLTGLTENQKVTYDTEPDRRGKGPKAVNLKVTG from the coding sequence ATGGACACCGGCACCGTTAAGTTCTTCAATGCCGACAAAGGCTTCGGGTTCATCAAACCTGATAAGGGCGGCTCCGACATTTTCGTGCACATCACCGCAGTCCAGGCTTCCGGCCTGACGGGTCTGACCGAAAATCAGAAGGTCACCTACGACACCGAGCCGGATCGCCGCGGCAAGGGTCCGAAGGCGGTGAACCTCAAGGTCACCGGCTGA
- a CDS encoding BA14K family protein has translation MNKFSKTLILSVAALAVVASTVEFASAGDRYWRKHHRGHWRGNAVIAGVTAGVVVGGLIAASRPRVVYEDAPVVVDEDPIYDDRETVYVDPDEDYDRPVYRERAPIDDEYAAPDDRYVEPQGDGYEDDQQADRSDYFPDKPAKRQSQRRDNNSRDYADAGNLKPWTSEWRRYCADRYASFNSSNGTYLGYDQKRHFCKAG, from the coding sequence ATGAACAAATTTTCCAAGACCCTTATCTTGTCGGTCGCGGCACTGGCCGTCGTCGCCAGCACCGTCGAGTTCGCATCCGCCGGCGACCGCTACTGGCGCAAGCATCATCGCGGCCACTGGCGCGGCAATGCGGTCATCGCCGGCGTCACTGCAGGTGTCGTCGTCGGAGGCCTGATCGCCGCCTCGCGGCCGCGTGTCGTCTACGAGGACGCACCTGTCGTCGTTGACGAGGATCCGATCTACGACGATCGCGAGACCGTTTATGTCGATCCGGATGAAGACTACGATCGCCCGGTCTATCGCGAGCGGGCGCCGATCGATGACGAATATGCGGCCCCGGATGACCGTTATGTCGAGCCGCAGGGCGACGGCTATGAGGACGACCAGCAGGCAGACCGCAGCGATTATTTTCCCGATAAGCCCGCCAAGCGCCAGAGCCAGCGTCGCGACAACAACAGCCGCGACTATGCCGATGCCGGCAACCTGAAGCCCTGGACCTCGGAATGGCGCCGCTACTGCGCCGACCGTTACGCGTCGTTCAATTCGTCGAATGGCACTTATCTGGGCTACGACCAGAAGCGGCACTTCTGCAAGGCAGGCTGA
- a CDS encoding MBL fold metallo-hydrolase, producing MAKLQAGIIPVTPFQQNCTVLFDPETLEGVIVDPGGDVEVILQTIKENDIRLKEIWLTHGHLDHAGGALDLKEALGIEVIGPHKDDLPLLQSMEASAARFGADMKIRNMVPDRFLEEGETVSFGEHVFEVYHTPGHAPGHVIYFNREQNFAHLGDVLFNGSIGRTDLLGGNHEQLLESIRTKVLPLGDDVGFICGHGPGSRIGDERRSNPFLAGI from the coding sequence ATGGCCAAGCTTCAAGCCGGGATCATTCCCGTTACCCCGTTCCAGCAGAACTGCACGGTGCTCTTCGACCCTGAGACGCTGGAGGGCGTGATTGTCGATCCCGGCGGCGACGTCGAGGTGATCCTCCAGACGATCAAGGAGAACGATATCAGACTCAAGGAGATCTGGTTGACTCACGGTCATCTAGATCACGCCGGGGGAGCCCTCGACCTCAAGGAAGCCCTCGGCATCGAGGTGATCGGCCCGCACAAGGACGACCTGCCGCTGCTGCAGAGCATGGAAGCCAGCGCCGCGCGCTTCGGCGCCGACATGAAGATCCGCAACATGGTGCCGGACCGTTTTCTCGAAGAGGGAGAGACGGTTTCCTTCGGCGAGCATGTTTTCGAGGTCTACCACACGCCCGGCCATGCGCCGGGTCATGTGATCTACTTCAACCGCGAGCAGAATTTCGCCCATCTCGGCGACGTGCTGTTCAATGGATCGATCGGGCGCACGGATCTACTTGGTGGCAATCACGAGCAGCTGCTTGAATCCATCCGAACCAAGGTTCTGCCCCTGGGCGACGATGTGGGCTTCATCTGCGGCCACGGTCCCGGCAGCCGCATCGGTGACGAGCGTCGCTCGAACCCTTTCCTCGCCGGAATATGA
- a CDS encoding PQQ-dependent sugar dehydrogenase, with protein MSSTLLKLALPALAVVLAGAVQAEEFTTKDVKIKVDVVASGLENPWAVEVLPDGAYIVTERPGRLRIIRDGTLSEPITGLPEIAVRGQGGLLDVALSPDFAKDRTIFLTAALAYDGGAGTGVIRARLSEDERALTYVKTIFRMRKVGTTGRHFGSRIAFGTDGTLHFAIGDRGNMKRGQDFFDHAAAIMRINPDGSVPKDNPFADGSKALPEIFSKGHRNAQGLVFDPLTSGMITAEHGAQGGDEINLPKAGLNYGWARITYGKNYNGRKIGVGVSAPGLEQPAHYWDPSIAPGALVVYSGKMFPEWKNDILVTSLKFGLISRLDRDATGKVTSEERFIDNEFGRLRDIIMAPDGSLLVTTDEADGQLLRISRAGDAS; from the coding sequence ATGTCGTCCACTCTATTGAAACTCGCTCTCCCGGCTCTTGCCGTAGTCTTGGCTGGCGCGGTGCAAGCCGAAGAATTCACGACGAAGGACGTCAAGATCAAGGTCGATGTCGTGGCCTCCGGTCTGGAGAATCCCTGGGCTGTCGAAGTGCTGCCGGATGGTGCCTATATCGTCACAGAGCGGCCGGGAAGGCTTCGGATCATCCGCGACGGTACGCTTTCCGAACCGATCACAGGCCTGCCCGAAATCGCCGTGCGCGGCCAGGGCGGGTTGCTCGATGTCGCCCTCAGTCCCGATTTTGCCAAAGACCGGACGATTTTCCTGACCGCCGCGCTCGCCTATGACGGCGGCGCGGGCACTGGTGTGATACGCGCCAGGTTGTCCGAAGACGAACGCGCGCTGACCTATGTGAAGACGATCTTCCGGATGAGGAAGGTCGGCACAACAGGCCGGCACTTCGGCTCGCGCATCGCCTTCGGCACTGATGGCACGCTCCATTTCGCCATCGGTGATCGCGGCAACATGAAACGCGGCCAGGACTTCTTCGATCACGCGGCGGCCATCATGCGGATCAACCCCGATGGCTCGGTGCCCAAGGACAATCCCTTCGCCGATGGCAGCAAGGCCCTGCCCGAGATTTTCTCGAAGGGCCATCGCAATGCACAGGGCCTCGTCTTCGATCCCCTGACATCGGGCATGATCACCGCCGAACACGGCGCTCAAGGTGGCGACGAGATCAACCTGCCGAAAGCCGGGCTCAACTACGGCTGGGCGCGGATCACCTATGGCAAGAATTACAACGGCCGCAAGATCGGCGTCGGCGTCTCCGCACCCGGCCTCGAACAGCCGGCACACTACTGGGATCCATCAATCGCGCCGGGTGCGCTGGTTGTTTATAGCGGCAAGATGTTTCCCGAGTGGAAGAACGACATCCTCGTCACCTCGCTGAAATTCGGCCTGATCTCCCGCCTCGACCGGGATGCGACGGGCAAGGTGACAAGCGAGGAGCGGTTCATCGACAACGAGTTCGGCAGGCTGCGCGATATCATCATGGCGCCGGACGGGTCCCTGCTCGTGACGACTGATGAAGCCGATGGCCAGTTGCTCAGGATCAGCCGCGCGGGCGACGCCTCATAG
- a CDS encoding PAS domain-containing protein: MTISVVDDETGQPEVRDSFRQSEIRYRRLFEAAHDGILILDSVSRKITDANPFMDHLLGYPHEELLGKELWEIGLLKDEQASHAAFQELQLKGHVR, from the coding sequence ATGACCATCTCAGTCGTTGATGACGAAACCGGGCAGCCCGAAGTCCGGGATTCATTTCGCCAATCGGAGATTCGTTATCGCCGTCTCTTCGAAGCGGCCCATGATGGCATTCTCATTCTTGATTCCGTCAGCCGAAAAATCACCGACGCCAATCCTTTCATGGATCATTTGCTCGGCTACCCGCACGAGGAGTTGCTCGGCAAGGAACTGTGGGAAATCGGCTTGCTCAAAGACGAACAGGCGAGCCATGCGGCGTTTCAGGAACTGCAACTGAAGGGGCACGTTCGCTAA